A section of the Nyctibius grandis isolate bNycGra1 chromosome 32, bNycGra1.pri, whole genome shotgun sequence genome encodes:
- the AMER3 gene encoding APC membrane recruitment protein 3 — MELKRGKTFIKSSVQHEKVPPVHTVPINKDNTVKDKKAALEGNQSVAEVQLACLATHKNYRFSSRAARNGAGDNCLEKSSGSSYKLVRKSKTHDCVTEADKTEQCSPSSRACEEGFSGRGKGRLVNSISFSGMSSSSSKKECVVSPSQSACSSQMIDYRNFVPQMPFVPAVAKTIPRKRISLKRSKKGLRDIFHIKKNKPESFTFLVEKDKNLSSPGCKSELSGRLAKHLFKTGETFAADCLSQDCSDSELQSDSSYDCCNTLCEDVASLKSFDSLTGCGEIFADESSAHLEMENSKEVLLRRSKHKDSPVMGSFQGGVEQLASPGQNETVEFAKFWDNINKSVRLHQSTLFDKKLLKIPGPEVEKARSQAAASVIDPQVSPDKDDDNSKESSTETATPKSDNQESTSTSDEGYYDSFSPGQDDEMKEAQTPGVPGRFPRDSYSGDALYELFYDPNEVKINPVLDDDLCTSESISEQAIEIPLSIYSFRVGAEENMASQPALDIISQGFFHSTWKGKECLLKLCDTELSLTMGIINWLRKHSGLVSSPDSLQGSQSQPEKSNDSSIPPSPSPEQKVSMEAQQEKPSKEDSNTFNLHVALDESKCATQASSGNVAERDHSLDSCPNTSSLDFQGREGSHHKDSPTVPGSVETTRAPSYAPQSQANGDNLQTSSTEYEKATISEGCETCEDKNPLPEKLNGESGSQSSENPSLDDSHEVESCYSYKTAATSLLDPLEREDRNKPMYHSLSISCDKPLQPLTLRRFQSYISPTPMESSTNIVQLLERCVTQVASLKISYENKHLEDKCIGNEMNNIICKMSQYKNKLLLQNECNCIAQNPECFSIPDTNQYNYETSFQSSSLYHLKQNGEQICSEDQKSRAKILDEVTRSKINFEYAQLNNEALSYLKDFTFDLSPSDSAPATTLSRPTFLPLFNSVCSDIPAAFSQAPYSTAVSPADSLQPQEPKRCSPGPWSCAESPRRGLAGGSAPSPHPEAATPTTAVTGRNQ; from the coding sequence ATGGAGCTCAAGAGAGGAAAGACCTTCATAAAATCCAGTGTGCAACATGAGAAAGTGCCACCAGTGCACACAGTTCCTATCAACAAAGACAATAcagtaaaagacaaaaaggcaGCTCTGGAGGGAAACCAAAGCGTAGCTGAAGTCCAGCTGGCATGTTTGGCCACTCACAAGAACTACAGATTTTCCAGCAGAGCAGCGAGGAATGGGGCTGGTGACAACTGCCTGGAAAAATCATCTGGGTCCTCCTACAAACTTGTAAGGAAGAGTAAAACCCATGACTGTGTTACAGAGGCAGACAAAACAGAGCagtgcagccccagcagcagggcttgTGAGGAAGGTTTTTCTGGAAGGGGTAAGGGGCGACTTGTCAATAGCATCAGCTTTTCAGGCATGTCCAGCTCCAGCAGTAAGAAAGAGTGTGTGGTCAGCCCCAGCCAGTCTGCATGCAGCAGTCAGATGATTGATTACAGGAACTTTGTGCCACAGATGCCTTTTGTACCAGCTGTTGCAAAAACCATTCCCAGGAAGAGGATCTCCCTCAAGAGATCTAAGAAAGGGCTCAGAgatatatttcatataaaaaaaaataaaccagaaagcTTCACGTTCCTGGTTGAGAAAGACAAGAATCTGTCCTCTCCAGGTTGCAAGAGCGAGTTGTCTGGGCGTCTTGCGAAGCATCTTTTCAAAACCGGAGAAACATTTGCAGCTGATTGCTTGTCACAAGACTGCTCAGACAGTGAACTGCAGTCTGACTCTTCCTATGACTGCTGCAACACCCTGTGTGAAGATGTCGCTTCGCTGAAGAGCTTTGATTCCCTCACTGGCTGCGGTGAAATCTTTGCTGATGAGAGCTCTGCTCACCTGGAGATGGAGAATAGCAAAGAAGTTCTGCTGAGACGAAGCAAGCACAAAGACAGCCCTGTCATGGGCTCTTTCCAAGGGGGTGTGGAGCAGCTGGCCTCTCCTGGCCAGAATGAGACCGTTGAATTTGCAAAGTTTTGGGACAACATCAACAAATCAGTGAGGCTACATCAGAGCACTCTGTTTGATAAGAAGTTACTGAAGATACCTGGTCCTGAAGTGGAAAAGGCTAGAAGCCAGGCTGCTGCATCTGTGATAGACCCCCAAGTGTCACCTGATAAAGATGATGACAATTCCAAAGAGAGCTCCACAGAAACAGCGACTCCAAAAAGTGACAACCAGGAATCCACATCCACAAGTGATGAAGGCTACTATGATTCATTCTCTCCTGGACAAGATGATGAAATGAAGGAAGCTCAGACCCCTGGGGTCCCAGGTAGATTTCCAAGAGACAGCTACAGCGGAGATGCCCTTTATGAGCTCTTCTATGACCCAAACGAAGTCAAAATAAACCCAGTCCTAGATGATGATTTGTGCACAtctgaaagcatttcagaaCAAGCCATTGAAATCCCTTTGTCCATTTACAGCTTTCGTGTTGGAGCTGAGGAGAACATGGCTTCCCAACCAGCTCTAGACATTATCAgccagggtttttttcacagcaCATGGAAAGGCAAAGAATGTTTGCTAAAGCTCTGCGATACCGAGCTTTCACTGACCATGGGGATAATAAACTGGCTGCGAAAACACTCGGGACTCGTTTCCTCCCCTGACTCTCTTCAGGGTTCTCAATCACAGCCAGAAAAGTCTAATGATTCATCGATCCCACCCAGCCCCAGTCCAGAGCAGAAAGTGAGCATGGAAGCTCAGCAGGAGAAACCAAGCAAGGAAGACTCTAATACATTTAACCTACATGTGGCTTTGGATGAAAGCAAATGTGCAACCCAGGCCTCTTCAGGAAACGTTGCTGAAAGAGACCACAGCCTGGACTCTTGCCCTAACACATCTAGTTTGGATTTccaaggaagggaagggagtcACCACAAGGATTCACCTACAGTGCCTGGTTCTGTGGAAACCACCAGAGCACCAAGTTATGCACCACAATCACAGGCTAACGGAGACAATCTGCAAACATCTTCAACTGAGTATGAGAAGGCGACAATTTCAGAAGGATGTGAGACATGTGAAGATAAAAACCCACTGCCAGAAAAGCTGAACGGAGAGAGTGGCTCCCAGAGCTCTGAAAACCCTTCGTTAGATGATAGTCATGAAGTAGAATCATGTTACTCCTACAAGACTGCTGCGACCTCACTCCTGGATCCCCTGGAGAGGGAGGACAGAAATAAACCAATGTATCACTCACTCTCTATTTCCTGTGACAAACCACTGCAGCCTCTCACTCTCCGACGCTTCCAGAGCTACATTAGCCCCACACCAATGGAGAGCAGCACTAACATAGTGCAGCTCTTAGAGCGCTGTGTAACACAAGTGGCATCATTAAAAATCAGCTATGAAAACAAGCACCTGGAAGACAAATGCATTGGAAATGAAATGAACAACATCATTTGTAAGATGTCTCAGTACAAAAACAAGTTACTGTTGCAAAATGAATGCAACTGCATTGCCCAAAATCCAGAATGCTTCAGTATTCCTGACACAAACCAATACAACTATGAGACAAGTTTCCAGTCCAGCAGTCTGTATCATTTGAAGCAAAATGGGGAGCAAATTTGCTCTGAAGATCAGAAAAGTAGAGCAAAAATCCTAGATGAGGTCACTAGGAGCAAGATAAATTTTGAATatgcccagctaaataatgaaGCACTCTCCTATTTAAAAGACTTTACATTTGATCTCAGTCCAAGTGACTCTGCCCCTGCTACAACTCTTAGTAGGCCAACATTTTTACCTCTCTTTAACTCTGTCTGCTCAGACATACCTGCTGCTTTTTCGCAAGCTCCATACAGCACCGCCGTCTCTCCAGCTGACTCGCTGCAGCCTCAGGAGCCCAAGCGGTGCAGCCCAGGGCCGTGGAGTTGTGCGGAGAGCCCTCGCAGGGGCCTGGCTGGAGGGAGCGCTCCGTCCCCTCACCCAGAGGCAGCGACCCCGACCACGGCAGTGACAGGGAGGAACCAGTAA